One window of the Agrobacterium larrymoorei genome contains the following:
- a CDS encoding D-alanyl-D-alanine carboxypeptidase family protein → MTSLAEANPKIVVDVKTGRVIAHQEAFRKWYPASLTKLMTAYIAFSAMKSGKLSPETPVVFSKHASDQPASKMYFKPGSKLTLDSALKLLLIKSANDVAVAIAETIGGSEDNFVAQMNAQAARLGMSSTHYINPNGLPGAGQYTTARDLALLALIIKREFPDYAGYFSLEGVTTGKKNYANYNMLVGRFDGADGMKTGFICASGFNQVSSAKRDGRQVISVVLGSDSLAGRTDESAELLQLGLTSPAGQGVSLASLAPYGDTLAVNDISKEICNPKAAKVRSESRDEAGRMIIKSPYVREMTRPPVYSFAGLIPGTEPVAVAETKGKGESQMANVPIPIPRPAF, encoded by the coding sequence ATGACATCGTTGGCTGAGGCCAATCCCAAGATTGTGGTGGATGTCAAAACCGGCAGGGTGATTGCGCATCAGGAAGCCTTTCGCAAATGGTATCCGGCATCGCTGACCAAGCTGATGACGGCCTATATTGCTTTCAGCGCCATGAAATCCGGAAAGCTCAGCCCCGAAACGCCTGTGGTCTTCAGCAAGCATGCTTCCGATCAGCCCGCCAGCAAGATGTATTTCAAGCCCGGCTCGAAGCTCACACTCGATAGCGCGCTGAAGCTGCTGCTGATCAAGTCTGCCAATGACGTCGCGGTGGCGATTGCAGAAACCATTGGCGGCTCGGAAGACAATTTCGTCGCGCAAATGAACGCTCAAGCCGCGCGCCTCGGCATGTCCTCCACCCATTACATCAATCCCAACGGCCTTCCCGGCGCCGGGCAGTATACGACAGCGCGCGATCTGGCGCTGCTGGCGCTTATCATCAAGCGTGAGTTTCCAGATTATGCGGGTTACTTCTCGCTGGAAGGTGTGACGACCGGCAAGAAGAACTATGCCAATTACAATATGCTGGTCGGCCGCTTCGATGGTGCCGATGGCATGAAGACCGGCTTCATCTGTGCCTCCGGCTTCAATCAGGTGTCTTCCGCCAAGCGTGATGGACGGCAGGTCATTTCCGTGGTTCTTGGCTCCGACAGCCTTGCCGGGCGCACCGATGAATCCGCCGAGTTGCTGCAGCTTGGCCTGACTTCGCCAGCCGGGCAGGGCGTATCGCTCGCCTCTCTCGCGCCCTATGGCGATACGCTTGCGGTCAATGATATCAGCAAGGAAATCTGCAATCCGAAGGCCGCCAAGGTGCGAAGCGAAAGCCGCGACGAGGCGGGCCGCATGATTATCAAGTCGCCCTATGTGCGCGAAATGACACGTCCACCGGTCTATTCCTTCGCTGGCCTGATCCCCGGCACGGAACCGGTTGCGGTGGCTGAAACAAAGGGCAAGGGCGAAAGCCAAATGGCCAATGTGCCGATCCCGATCCCGCGCCCGGCTTTCTGA
- a CDS encoding recombinase family protein, with the protein MTDFDARPVAYSYIRMSSKRQIKGDSLRRQLDLSRQYADRHNLKLDEETTFADKGVSAWTGANLTEGQFGQFLAAAKEGRIKPGSYLLVESLDRLSRQQVRTALVPFMELINGGIVIVTLNDNQVYSKATVDANFTQLIISLTVMARAHEESETKSKRLKAVAENRRNNAAKGVGRFHPMAHGWIDPVKVGHEKWEFRLNSHSLAVQRIFQLSESGIGQVTIAKLLNREGIPTFRGKGQWYQANVGRIIRDEACIGTYQPTHVVEGERRPFGEPIKNYYPAAVSEELFWRVQRGLRISFGRGRHKGNRITNLFSGQITCQHCGSSLRLRTGGKHFYLYCDNFSRTGTCEKSSGLYRYDVLEEAIFKHLTILDPDIDRGGAQDQNREQILRNIALTEQSAKKASRQYDNLMDFIENADEDADRKNLMVRLKTARQLREQAIARLRELNEDLAALDGRQKEMSNAVERMEQERALWSSGDAALVYESRARVARLLKRFISTMSINFEQKTVMVGVAGGLRGYMFDRKGDLIDQYDMSSQINKVGRRVMFAERGLDGSPDFENAIEIRPRGPSLEPFINISGKDHFDDVVERRQIADAVMNDKNSPAPRKSKGAKSP; encoded by the coding sequence ATGACAGATTTTGATGCGAGGCCGGTGGCGTACTCGTACATTCGAATGAGTTCGAAACGCCAGATCAAGGGTGACAGCCTTAGACGGCAACTTGACCTTTCCCGGCAGTACGCAGATCGGCACAATCTCAAGCTTGATGAGGAAACCACTTTCGCTGACAAGGGCGTAAGTGCCTGGACCGGTGCGAACCTTACCGAGGGGCAATTCGGTCAGTTTCTTGCGGCAGCGAAAGAGGGCCGCATAAAGCCTGGCAGTTATCTGCTCGTTGAAAGCCTCGACCGCCTTAGTCGTCAACAGGTTCGAACTGCGTTGGTCCCTTTCATGGAACTGATCAACGGCGGTATCGTCATCGTCACCCTTAACGACAACCAAGTGTACTCGAAGGCTACGGTTGACGCCAATTTCACCCAATTGATCATCTCGCTGACCGTCATGGCACGCGCTCATGAGGAAAGTGAAACGAAGAGCAAGCGGTTGAAGGCTGTGGCCGAAAATCGCCGTAACAACGCCGCGAAGGGAGTTGGTCGTTTTCACCCAATGGCTCACGGCTGGATTGATCCAGTCAAGGTTGGCCACGAAAAATGGGAGTTTAGGCTAAACTCCCACTCCCTCGCCGTGCAGCGTATTTTTCAACTTTCTGAAAGCGGCATTGGACAGGTAACAATTGCAAAACTTCTAAATCGCGAAGGCATTCCGACTTTTCGCGGTAAAGGCCAGTGGTACCAAGCAAACGTCGGGCGGATCATCCGTGACGAAGCCTGCATCGGGACTTACCAGCCAACGCACGTTGTGGAGGGTGAAAGACGGCCTTTCGGTGAACCGATCAAAAACTATTACCCTGCTGCGGTAAGTGAAGAACTGTTTTGGCGAGTGCAGCGAGGTCTCCGCATTTCTTTTGGTCGAGGGCGACACAAAGGCAATCGGATAACCAATCTCTTTTCGGGGCAGATCACTTGCCAGCACTGCGGGAGTTCTCTTCGACTGCGCACCGGTGGCAAACACTTCTACCTCTATTGCGACAACTTTTCGCGAACTGGAACGTGCGAGAAATCGAGCGGCCTGTATCGGTACGATGTGTTAGAGGAAGCAATCTTCAAGCACCTGACAATCCTCGACCCCGACATCGATCGCGGTGGTGCTCAAGACCAGAACCGCGAGCAGATACTGCGGAATATCGCTCTGACCGAGCAAAGCGCGAAAAAGGCATCGCGTCAGTACGACAACCTTATGGACTTTATCGAAAATGCAGATGAGGACGCCGACAGGAAGAACCTGATGGTTCGCCTCAAGACTGCTCGCCAACTCCGAGAGCAAGCAATTGCGCGATTGCGGGAGTTGAATGAAGACCTTGCAGCTCTGGACGGTCGTCAAAAGGAGATGTCGAATGCCGTCGAGCGCATGGAGCAAGAACGCGCACTGTGGTCGTCGGGCGATGCAGCCCTTGTCTATGAAAGCCGTGCCAGGGTTGCTCGACTGCTGAAGCGGTTCATCTCGACGATGTCCATCAACTTCGAACAAAAGACGGTAATGGTTGGTGTCGCGGGCGGCTTACGTGGGTACATGTTTGATCGTAAAGGCGATCTGATTGACCAGTACGACATGTCCTCGCAAATCAACAAAGTTGGCCGACGTGTAATGTTCGCGGAACGTGGTCTCGATGGCAGTCCGGATTTCGAAAACGCTATTGAGATTAGGCCGCGAGGGCCGAGTTTGGAGCCGTTTATCAACATCAGCGGCAAAGATCACTTTGATGATGTCGTCGAGCGCAGGCAAATTGCCGATGCGGTCATGAACGATAAAAACTCCCCTGCCCCCCGAAAATCTAAGGGGGCAAAATCCCCCTGA
- a CDS encoding phage adaptor protein has translation MAFETYNEILTAVGDYIMRPDAPIASFIALGQADVAPFIKHYQQETTVTLTSVANAVALPTDFQEARRVVVDGELAIPTSIYRKDFLTGSINYYQKGKQLVFVPSSDTSRSVELIYYARVPFIDATRQSNWLTENGFSSVIFHAALVRAYRWMKDKDSEALEKTSLNEAIANVVADHNRATGSGNQVEIDFGGPLF, from the coding sequence ATGGCCTTTGAAACCTACAATGAAATCCTCACTGCCGTTGGCGACTACATCATGCGACCGGATGCACCGATTGCAAGTTTCATCGCGCTTGGTCAGGCCGATGTCGCACCCTTCATCAAGCACTATCAGCAAGAAACCACAGTCACGCTCACGTCTGTTGCAAATGCGGTAGCTTTGCCGACCGACTTTCAAGAGGCACGTCGTGTCGTGGTTGACGGTGAACTCGCCATTCCGACGAGTATCTATCGCAAGGACTTCCTGACAGGCTCGATTAACTACTACCAGAAGGGCAAGCAGTTGGTGTTCGTGCCATCAAGCGACACGAGCCGCAGCGTTGAACTTATCTATTACGCCCGTGTCCCATTCATCGACGCGACACGTCAAAGCAACTGGCTCACCGAGAACGGCTTCTCATCTGTGATCTTCCACGCAGCGCTTGTCCGCGCCTATCGCTGGATGAAGGACAAGGACAGCGAAGCGCTTGAGAAGACCAGCCTGAACGAGGCGATTGCCAACGTGGTCGCGGATCATAACCGCGCAACAGGCAGCGGCAATCAAGTCGAAATAGACTTCGGAGGGCCATTGTTTTGA
- a CDS encoding SU10 major capsid protein, giving the protein MAVLKTTDVSHAREDLGNFISMISPEETPFRTEIGKTKASGRYHETLADSLAAPNKDNAVAEGADAVDSNQSGPVRLGNYTQIFQKTGNVAGTLQAVETAGTKNEKARQIAKLGAELNRDIEAALVSDNASVGGATRKLGGAEAWIKTNAAHGTNGATAGFTGTLVGAVTKGTNRTLTEAMFKKMVSDVWNAGGDPRLIIAPGSLKAAISNFTGNATKYHEVKDKTIYAGVDVYVSDFGTHTIIPHRYMSATTVIGFDKSLWNVAVLRGVSKTDLAKTGDADRVQLLTELTLECLNEAGNGKIADVTA; this is encoded by the coding sequence ATGGCCGTACTAAAAACCACAGACGTTTCGCACGCACGCGAAGACCTCGGCAATTTCATCTCGATGATCTCGCCAGAAGAAACACCATTCCGCACTGAAATCGGCAAGACAAAGGCGAGTGGTCGTTACCACGAAACCCTCGCAGATTCTCTTGCGGCTCCAAACAAGGATAACGCAGTTGCAGAAGGTGCAGATGCTGTCGATTCCAACCAATCCGGCCCTGTCCGTCTTGGCAACTACACGCAGATTTTCCAGAAGACAGGTAACGTCGCTGGTACTTTGCAGGCTGTTGAAACTGCCGGTACGAAGAACGAAAAGGCACGTCAGATCGCTAAACTCGGCGCTGAACTAAACCGCGATATTGAAGCGGCCCTAGTTTCCGACAACGCAAGCGTTGGCGGTGCTACACGTAAACTCGGTGGTGCAGAAGCGTGGATCAAGACCAACGCTGCGCACGGCACGAACGGTGCCACCGCTGGCTTCACCGGAACACTCGTTGGCGCTGTTACGAAGGGTACGAACCGTACTCTTACGGAAGCAATGTTCAAGAAGATGGTTTCAGACGTTTGGAACGCTGGTGGTGATCCTCGTTTAATCATCGCTCCGGGTTCGTTGAAGGCTGCAATCTCCAACTTCACCGGCAATGCGACCAAGTACCATGAGGTCAAGGACAAGACGATCTACGCAGGCGTTGACGTTTACGTTTCCGACTTCGGTACTCACACGATCATTCCTCACCGCTACATGAGCGCAACAACGGTTATCGGCTTCGATAAGAGCCTTTGGAACGTTGCTGTATTGCGCGGCGTGTCGAAGACAGACCTTGCTAAGACTGGTGACGCGGATCGCGTGCAGTTGCTCACAGAACTCACACTTGAGTGCTTGAACGAAGCTGGCAACGGCAAGATCGCTGACGTTACAGCCTAA
- a CDS encoding portal protein: MAKITKIKKFDEDAITRSIALALKEAVGVSVTNIANKQEEALKLYMREPFATDKAGDGKSKWISADVQERTDWATAQLIRVFDSQNQVVSFCPNEPNDQPIADQMTDVCNFVVRSKNSHVAMLSPWSKNGFLTGFGVITVEFRREREELREELLRGVADAQLVDLVAQEEAGQIVIEERGEPYDAPTQKLPGLPEELEAIASQMQRKVRDIKIRRIREFPQMNIVNLAPEDFIVSKDAQIDQQSGGIKAKLQGHKRVISRSELVEMGFGERKVALIPLADADTDGMSLQRSKATDYDDGTGEVEDDVTVYEVYTKTDIGSGKRRHYRMVLGGDLENKPVLLHYEEVSKFYPYAAFVPFPIPNTLFGQGMVDRVGPTQRLVSQITRAQHDNLNKSVNPITVYNPDLVRADDLLNIHAGKAIRSEDPSAGISWVQHPFTAMQAQPLLESLKQDLDYTTGVGGALASVNASDLQNTTATANAQRASSQQMLVEQVCREFADTGYRYLYRIIIDQFQQNPEDAEIYIRRLTGSYTPIQIDMWDADMDVTANVAFGVTDKIGNSANLQQVLALQTQFQPMGLANPQTLYTTATKIAENAGFKNAQAFFVDPSTLPPQPPAPPPPDPNSALIEQMRIKGELDAAAKQKEYEFQWNKLRMEDDLKRDQMAQDLEIKRAEIEAKYQAQVNIARIQQEQARERNDLDFAVAANEAQTQIKEAQQQQAQQEQAAAAQAAQQQAMMPPQAPQMPPQF, from the coding sequence ATGGCGAAAATCACCAAGATTAAGAAATTTGATGAAGACGCGATCACTCGCAGCATTGCATTGGCTCTCAAAGAGGCCGTTGGCGTTTCAGTCACCAATATTGCGAACAAGCAGGAAGAAGCCCTCAAACTTTACATGCGCGAGCCGTTCGCGACGGATAAGGCGGGCGATGGTAAGAGCAAGTGGATCAGCGCAGACGTTCAAGAACGCACGGATTGGGCAACAGCGCAGTTGATCCGCGTCTTTGATAGTCAGAACCAAGTCGTAAGTTTCTGCCCAAACGAGCCAAACGATCAGCCCATTGCTGACCAGATGACAGACGTTTGCAATTTCGTCGTTCGCTCGAAAAACTCCCACGTCGCTATGCTTAGCCCATGGTCAAAGAACGGGTTTCTCACTGGCTTCGGCGTCATTACAGTTGAGTTCCGCAGGGAGCGCGAAGAGCTGCGCGAAGAACTTCTAAGAGGTGTGGCCGATGCACAATTGGTGGACCTCGTAGCACAGGAAGAAGCGGGCCAAATCGTAATCGAAGAGCGTGGTGAGCCATATGATGCTCCCACGCAAAAACTCCCAGGATTGCCGGAAGAGTTAGAGGCAATTGCCTCTCAGATGCAGCGAAAAGTCCGCGACATCAAAATCCGTCGTATTCGCGAATTTCCGCAGATGAACATCGTCAATCTCGCTCCGGAAGACTTTATCGTTTCCAAGGACGCGCAGATTGACCAACAGAGCGGGGGCATCAAAGCTAAACTGCAAGGTCATAAGCGCGTAATCAGCCGCAGCGAATTGGTGGAAATGGGCTTTGGCGAGAGGAAAGTTGCGTTGATCCCACTAGCCGACGCTGACACCGATGGAATGTCGCTACAACGCTCCAAGGCAACTGATTACGACGACGGCACAGGCGAAGTTGAAGACGACGTCACCGTTTATGAGGTTTACACGAAGACCGATATCGGATCGGGTAAGCGCCGTCATTACCGCATGGTGCTTGGTGGCGATCTCGAAAACAAGCCGGTCCTGCTGCATTATGAAGAGGTCAGCAAATTCTATCCATACGCTGCATTCGTGCCGTTCCCGATCCCAAACACGTTGTTTGGTCAGGGCATGGTAGATCGCGTTGGACCCACTCAGCGCCTTGTATCTCAGATCACTCGTGCGCAGCATGACAACCTGAACAAGTCGGTCAATCCGATCACCGTCTACAATCCAGACCTTGTTCGTGCCGACGATCTTTTGAATATTCATGCTGGTAAAGCAATTCGCAGCGAAGACCCCAGCGCGGGCATTTCGTGGGTGCAGCATCCATTTACGGCGATGCAGGCACAGCCGCTGCTTGAAAGCCTCAAGCAGGATCTAGATTACACGACAGGTGTTGGTGGTGCATTGGCATCGGTTAATGCATCCGACTTGCAGAACACGACCGCGACGGCGAACGCGCAACGCGCAAGCAGCCAGCAGATGCTTGTGGAGCAAGTGTGTCGCGAGTTCGCTGACACCGGCTATCGCTACCTGTACCGCATCATCATCGACCAGTTCCAGCAGAACCCAGAAGATGCGGAAATCTACATTCGCCGTCTGACAGGCTCTTACACGCCGATCCAGATTGACATGTGGGACGCCGATATGGACGTAACAGCGAACGTTGCGTTCGGCGTCACTGACAAGATTGGCAACTCCGCGAACCTGCAACAGGTATTGGCGCTGCAAACGCAATTTCAGCCGATGGGACTTGCCAACCCTCAGACGCTTTACACTACAGCGACGAAGATCGCGGAGAACGCGGGTTTCAAGAATGCGCAGGCTTTCTTTGTCGATCCATCGACATTGCCACCACAGCCACCCGCTCCACCTCCACCGGACCCGAATAGCGCGTTGATCGAGCAGATGCGTATCAAGGGCGAACTGGATGCTGCTGCCAAGCAGAAGGAATACGAATTCCAGTGGAACAAGTTGCGCATGGAAGACGACCTAAAGCGCGATCAGATGGCACAGGATTTGGAAATCAAGCGTGCCGAGATCGAGGCTAAGTACCAGGCCCAGGTCAACATCGCACGCATTCAGCAAGAGCAAGCACGCGAGCGCAACGACCTGGATTTTGCGGTCGCGGCGAATGAGGCGCAGACGCAGATCAAAGAGGCTCAGCAGCAGCAAGCGCAGCAGGAGCAAGCAGCGGCAGCACAAGCTGCGCAACAGCAGGCAATGATGCCTCCACAGGCTCCGCAGATGCCTCCACAGTTTTAA